The genomic segment GGGGCGGGGCGCGGAAGAAGAACGGTTTGCGCGGGTCGTGCCACGGTGAGCCACGGTCGGAGATGCAGCACTCGAGGTTGACAGCGACGATGTCGGCTTCGTTGAAGACCGCGACCACGGCCGCGTCGAACAGCTCGCTCGGCCCGACGTCCGCCAGCCGTTCGGCGACCTTCCGGCCGAGCATGGTGTCGCCCGCCAGCGCGATCGTGGTCATCGGCCCCCTCGCCCCGATCCACCCGCGACCGTACGGCGCAGGAAGGCCGTGGCGGCGCTCTGTACCCGGTCCGAGCGGGTGGTCGGTGTCGCGG from the Actinomycetota bacterium genome contains:
- a CDS encoding CapA family protein translates to MTTIALAGDTMLGRKVAERLADVGPSELFDAAVVAVFNEADIVAVNLECCISDRGSPWHDPRKPFFFRAPP